A stretch of Palaemon carinicauda isolate YSFRI2023 chromosome 34, ASM3689809v2, whole genome shotgun sequence DNA encodes these proteins:
- the LOC137626993 gene encoding uncharacterized protein, with translation MTPVFNESDRYKIRLWKISDEIISPLLRQFLNWGNPDWDQKIKFLTYLENKNVEINKLKKKLYPEQLKTLQKYPPDVAKWDITLICLLLKHCKGVFAGKDDIAWSSGSGKEPECLITYLKDIRNTIAHEALSLNQKDFFDKIEEIRTLMERALCSVGNICSHVSQTEIDANVANFNKKLNEIRDADISPKTLDEYKKELLFSEQMALIRNKGVPFLKDVLNRNTTINPLSLIVKGDGRQLPVNEIFTEIELNQDGKNKEVLLEDIIDVASGSDAGSFILLKGHAGMGKSTLVKKITSDWANQRSSIKGLSSFHLLFYAELRDIINTFVRLIKFSLGEKVHRSFRDEDLVEAVLSQRTLVILDGYDEVNKSSSGLFDHILSLNKLCSQLTVIVTTRPEAEEKLNAHLHPIALNAVHLRLVGIKANKREEFVTKYFLSLPKDSSVLQELDNLLKFLKKTEHKMSIVWEVAYNLCLITILWMFKPDDVNRITTEAELYWQIFLLIISKLEERLQRNPSTCVLELSVLQHKINIFLEELSLESLKGLKDDFINLPHSVYQRLADLCLRLGLPIEELAGAFLKKVTSFNNSYYTFPHKGFMELMGGYNIYKQVTIPDVDLLALQKWSDELSQTSIPSQIQSKFLALLMSTKTSSVTNVLKELHEGSLPDSLKKYQNLLIQTLSIFHVGEVEVPLATKIETLELLEKSGLKDKNSFLKVMHNIKCNDELSRWIAQRFRLIDGNTKITDSSFEFYIALLAATDPPLPNRDEIRIFIDLKESISGFEVLTKHLLRHQVYPRKIWLHRSFREFKSINAEETESIKSLLSKGCEDYTGIWNPTFQIPPNVKELRVRLPDQVSLDAFCRCLQKTKEIRDLRIHFSVKDVSSVSHPIPFLKEDPSVFIYVSDVNEEDIEKVGDILRALQPQDARRSFSSICFPRFSKKRNSPRDFLLPMMNSLKGVRVRHFICFPEDEEPDDEALLEEVRLKAKESTGCEDVQWVTDAEMFLDIGTALIRSLIRYVTK, from the exons ATGACTCCTGTATTCAATGAATCTGACCGGTATAAGATCAGACTATGGAAGATCTCCGATGAGATTATAAGTCCTTTGTTGAGGCAGTTTCTCAACTGGGGAAACCCAGATTGGGAtcagaaaataaaattcttaacttACCTGGAGAACAAAAATGTAGAGATCAATAAACTAAAGAAGAAGCTCTATCCAGAACAGCTTAAGACGTTACAGAAGTATCCGCCAGATGTTGCTAAgtgggatataacccttatttgtctccTTTTGAAACATTGTAAAGGAGTCTTTGCTGGCAAAGATGACATTGCTTGGTCATCAGGAAGCGGTAAAGAGCCAGAATGTCTTATCACATATTTAAAAGACATAAGAAACACCATAGCTCATGAAGCTCTCAGTCTAAATCAGAaagatttctttgacaaaattgaagaaatccgtACACTAATGGAGAGAGCACTGTGCAGTGTTGGTAATATATGTTCACATGTCAGCCAGACAGAGATTGATGCAAATGTTGCTAATTTCAACAAAAAGCTCAATGAAATAAGAGATGCAGACATTTCGCCAAAGACCCTTGATGAGTACAAGAAGGAATTGCTCTTCTCTGAACAGATGGCATTGATAAGGAATAAAGGTGTTCCATTCTTGAAAGATGTCTTGAATCGAAATACAACCATAAATCCACTATCCTTAATAGTGAAAGGAGATGGAAGGCAGTTgccagtgaatgaaatattcacagaaatagaactgaatcaggatggaaagaataaggaggttttactggaggacataatagatgtagcctcgggatctgacgctggaagttttattttgctcaaaggacatgcaggaatgggcaagagcactctagtgaaaaagataacatctgattgggccaaccaaagatcctccatcaaaggcctcagctcttttcatctgctcttttatgcagaattaagagATATTATTAATACATTTGTTAGGCTTATTAAATTCTCTTTGGGAGAAAAAGTTCATCGCTCATTCAGGGATGAAGACCTTGTTGAAGCTGTcttaagtcaaagaactctggtcaTCTTGGATGGCTACGATGAGGTCAATAAGAGTTCATCTGGCCTTTTCGACCATATTCTTTCTCTCAACAAACTCTGCAGCCAATTAACTGTCATTGTTACGACGAGACCTGAAgctgaagagaaactgaatgctcaTCTGCATCCCATAGCTCTGAATGCTGTTCATCTTCGGCTTGTAGGAATTAAAGccaacaaaagagaagagtttgtaacaaaatacttcttgagtctacccaaagattcctcagttttacaagagctagataatctattaaaatttcttaagaaaactgaacacaaaatgaGCATAGTGTGGGAAGTTGCCTATAATCTCTGTCTCatcacaattctttggatgttcaaaccagatgatgtaaacagaatcacaactgaggctgagctctactggcagattttccttctaatcatctccaaattagaggagcgtttgcaGAGGAACCCATCTACGTGTGTTTTAGAATTAAGTgtcttgcaacacaaaataaatatatttctggagGAACTCTCTTTGGAGTCTCTCAAAGGattgaaagatgattttataaatcttCCCCATTCGGTCTATCAAAGATTGGCTGATCTATGTCTTCGTTTGGGATTACCAATAGAAGAGCTGGctggagccttcctaaagaaagtcacctccttcaacaactcctattacactttccctcataaggGTTTCATGGAGCTCATGGGAGGTTACAACATCTATAAACAAGTGACCATCCCAGATGTGGATCTATTGGCACTACAGAAGTGGAGTGATGAATTATCTCAAACCAGCATCCCATCACAAATCCAGTCAAAATTTCTTGCTCTTCTTATGTCAACGAAAACATCATCAGTGACAAACGTTCTGAAAGAGCTGCATGAGGGCTCTCTCCCTGactctctgaagaagtatcaaaaCCTACTTATCCAGACACTAAGTATTTTCCACGTGGGGGAAGTGGAGGTGCCACTGGCAACCAAGATTGAGACCCTGGAACTCCTGGAGAAGTCAGGACTAAAGGACAAAAACTCCTTCCTGAAAGTCATGCACAACATAAAGTGCAATGACGAACTCTCACGTTGGATAGCGCAGAGGTTTCGCTTGATTGATGGCAACACTAAAATCACTGACTCATCATTCGAGTTTTACATCGCCCTCCTTGCAGCCACTGATcctcctctcccaaacagagatgaaattagaatttttatagACCTCAAAGAAAGTATCTCCGGCTTCGAGGTACTGACCAAACATCTCTTGCGACACCAGGTTTACCCAAGAAAAATATGGCTTCACCGCAGCTTTAGAGAATTTAAGTCTATTAACGCAGAGGAAACAGAGTCAATCAAAAGTCTGCTCAGCAAAGG ttgtgaggATTACACAGGCATCTGGAACCCAACGTTTCAAATCCCTCCAAATGTGAAGGAACTGAGAGTGAGGCTTCCGGACCAGgtcagcctcgacgccttctgtcgatgTTTACAAAAGACAAAAGAGATCCGAGATTTAA GGATTCACTTTAGTGTCAAggatgtcagcagcgtcagtcacccAATTCCTTTCTTGAAGGAGGATCCATCAGTCTTTATCTATGTCAGCGATGTCAatgaagaagacatcgagaaggttggggacatccttcgggcattgcaaccacaggatgcaaggag atccttcTCTTCAATCTGCTTTCCTCGGTTTTCCAAGAAGAGGAATAGTCCTCGGGATTTCCTCCTCCCAATGAtgaactccttgaagggagtcagggtgagacacTTCATCTGTTTCCCAGAAGATGAAgaaccagatgacgaagccttacttGAAGAGGTGcgtcttaaggcaaaggaatccaccggatgtgaaGATGTTcaatg GGTGACTGATGCAGAGATGTTCCTTGATATCGGCACTGCACTAATTAGATCTCTTATTAGATATGTCACTAAATGA